A stretch of DNA from Thermodesulfobacteriota bacterium:
GGGTACGAGAAGCTCCGGGAGCGCATCTTCGAGAACCAGAAGCGGCTCGGCGTGATCCCCCAGGATGCGAAGCTCACGCCCTGGCCGAAGGAAATCCTTAAGCCCTGGGACGAGCTCAGCCCGGAGGAAAAGAAGCTCTTCATTCGCCAGGTCGAAGTCTTTGCCGCATTCGCCGCCTATAACGACCACGAGATAGGGCGCGTGATACAGGCCTTCGAAGAGCTCGGGCGGCTCGACAACACGCTCATCATCTACATAAACGGCGATAACGGCACCAGCGCCGAGGGAGGGCCGCTCGGCACGCCGAACGAAGTCGCGTTCTTTAACGGCGTCACCGTGCCGGTCGACGTACAGATGAAATTTTATGACGCGTGGGGCACTGAAAAGACCTACAATCACATGTCCGCCGGCTGGTCGTGGGCGTTCGACACGCCGTTCGACTGGTTCAAGCAGAATGCGTCCAGACTCGGCGGCGTCAACCAGAACATGGTGGTGTCGTGGCCGGCGCGCATCAAGGACAAGGGGGCGCTCCGCGAACAGTTCATTCACGTGATCGACGTTATGCCGACTATACTCGAAGCGGCCGGAATCCAGACGCCCAAGGTGCTGGATGGGGTCAGGCAGGCGCCGATCGAGGGCACGAGCTTCCTCTATACATTCGACGTGAAGAACGCAAAGGCGCCGTCGAGGCACCGTACGCAGTACTTCGAAATGATGGGCCAGTGGGCGCTTTACCACGACGGCTGGCTCCTTAGCACCAAGGTTAACCGCGCGCCGTGGCAGGCTTTCGGCCCGGCGAATCCCGATCCTCTGAATAACCAGGTGTTCCAGCTCTACGATCTGACCGGGGATTTCAACCAGGCCAACGACATAGCTGCGGAGCATCCGGACAAGGTCGAGGAGATGCAGAAGATGTTCGTCGAGGAAGCGAAGAAATATCAGGTCTTCCCGCTGGATGCGTCTGTGGCGGCCCGAATCGTCGCGCCGCGTCCGAACATCACCGCCGGGCGAACGGAGTTCGTTTACACGCGGCCTATGACGGGGTTGCCGCAGGGCGACTCGCCGTTTCTCCTGAACACCTCGTACACCATCACCGCCGATATCGACGTGCCCGAGGACGGCGCCGAGGGGATGATTCTGACCTCGGGCGGACGATTCGCCGGATACGGCTTCTACCTCCTCAAAGGCAAGCCGGTGTTCCTGTGGAACCTTCTCGACCTGAAGCGGATAAAGTGGGAAAGCCAGGAAGCTCTCGCGCCGGGCAAGCACACGCTGGAGTTCGATTTCAGGTATGACGGCACCGGCAGCGGCACGCTTGCGTACAACAGCTTCAGCGGCGTCGGCCAGTCCGGCACAGGCACGCTGAAGGTGGACGGCAAGGAAGTGCAG
This window harbors:
- a CDS encoding arylsulfatase; the protein is MKIQSRIAGFAVITFLCVLCVLILAASLRAAADEVTGTLGSPDATMTIGGKVLPAPELPFGGVIKDDALQSTPWWAPRITPPEGAPNVLLIITDDAGFGVPSTFGGVIPTPTMDGVASEGLRYNRVFSTALCSPTRAALITGRNHHSAGFGVISEQSTGFPGYNSIIEPDKATIGRVLLDNGYATSWFGKDHNTPAFAASQVGPFDQWPTGMGFEYFYGFVGGDANQWEPNLFRNTTQIYPFKGQEGSWNLVTAMADDAIDWMTRMHQTDPSKPLFIKYAPGATHAPHHPTREWIDKIHEMHLFDDGYEKLRERIFENQKRLGVIPQDAKLTPWPKEILKPWDELSPEEKKLFIRQVEVFAAFAAYNDHEIGRVIQAFEELGRLDNTLIIYINGDNGTSAEGGPLGTPNEVAFFNGVTVPVDVQMKFYDAWGTEKTYNHMSAGWSWAFDTPFDWFKQNASRLGGVNQNMVVSWPARIKDKGALREQFIHVIDVMPTILEAAGIQTPKVLDGVRQAPIEGTSFLYTFDVKNAKAPSRHRTQYFEMMGQWALYHDGWLLSTKVNRAPWQAFGPANPDPLNNQVFQLYDLTGDFNQANDIAAEHPDKVEEMQKMFVEEAKKYQVFPLDASVAARIVAPRPNITAGRTEFVYTRPMTGLPQGDSPFLLNTSYTITADIDVPEDGAEGMILTSGGRFAGYGFYLLKGKPVFLWNLLDLKRIKWESQEALAPGKHTLEFDFRYDGTGSGTLAYNSFSGVGQSGTGTLKVDGKEVQTIKMEHTLPMILQWDESFDIGSDTLTGVNDEDYQPPFPLTAGLDKLTIRIDRPKLSPEDIKKLEKAEAEARDGAEPAHQ